The Neorhizobium sp. NCHU2750 genome contains the following window.
CATGCCCGGCAGAGCAAACAGGCGGCGATTGCCGGCCACAACCTTGAGGAAATTCAGGACCGTTACGGAAAAGCCCGCCTTGACGGCAACGGCGGCAACCGCCTGCTGCTGCTCATGAGCGGAAAATACCGGACTTGCGACAAGGCGTCGCAGGTCTTCACTTTCGTCCATCAGCGCCTGGAACCGATCGAGATCGGCACCCACGGCATCAATGGAACCGGCTTCCGACGCAAGTTCAAAGAGCGACAGAGCATAACGCTCTGCGACACCGGAAATAAGCGGGGACGTCTCAGCCACAGGCACAGTTTCCCTGAATTGACTTCAATCATCACGCTCGAAAACGATGATCGAGCAAGACTTTGAAATGTATTGAATTTCCATCGAAACTCGCAGTGCCTCCGCCCAGCGTTTCCGACGTTCGCGGTTCGTCTAGCATAGGATGTAGGGACTCGCAACACGACTCGAC
Protein-coding sequences here:
- a CDS encoding F0F1 ATP synthase subunit delta codes for the protein MPVAETSPLISGVAERYALSLFELASEAGSIDAVGADLDRFQALMDESEDLRRLVASPVFSAHEQQQAVAAVAVKAGFSVTVLNFLKVVAGNRRLFALPGMIRAYREIAAEHRGEITAEVTSAHALTATQEKELKSALKGVTGKDVTIAVTVDPSILGGLIVKIGSRQIDTSLRTKLSTLKLALKEVG